From one Phycodurus eques isolate BA_2022a chromosome 19, UOR_Pequ_1.1, whole genome shotgun sequence genomic stretch:
- the stxbp4 gene encoding syntaxin-binding protein 4 isoform X7 encodes MEKYGCAPLAASGRVSPTQQSAGETRAEAQVRTSALVTQVPILRPDAESPRLLGPKEGVPVYGRAATPAFSDSVIQLICIAKGSGLGLGLVVVGGANRAQGPTVFIQDIVAGGDCQKDGRLQVGDQLVSVNKESLIGVTHEEAKTILTRTKLRPDPTVEVAFIRRRTSSGSGGGPHGPVDGGARGEPPPPPPVLVAELASSRTPASETLPAVDVSQVSPVFSHQRACVSSSPEPDADTDGGSCRLKLEQVEKSTSGCDDVDEMERLRKENVEALREIKRLQDRLSESRRVQQQMEEELDDVKLEAKAAAEETRALRARVLLVEEARKQARGMEMDYEEVVHLLEAEIAELKTHRAKQPRHPPPPPPLLDNKEDSERLKEKAAVLECQLRKSDAAKKTLEMSTTKLLAFVQNVEEFLLEGLGPTKSLSCVDAEGVSQGGPSRHKKSSWTAAALAKQANELSASVRNVLEVDVTFSNFKAKTRNLRLIAPLAVSLEPRMRLLVAACCE; translated from the exons ATGGAGAAGTACGGCTGCGCTCCCTTGGCGGCGTCCGGCCGCGTTTCCCCGACTCAGCAGTCGGCGGGCGAAACCCGAGCGGAAGCGCAAGTGCGGACCTCCGCACTTGTGACTCAAGTCCCGATTTTGCGTCCGGACGCCGAGAGCCCCCGGCTGCTCGGCCCTAAAGAAGGGGTCCCCGTCTACGGCCGTGCGGCCACGCCGGCCTTCAG CGACAGCGTGATCCAGTTGATCTGCATCGCCAAGGGCAGCGGCCTGGGCCTGGGCCTGGTCGTCGTGGGCGGGGCCAACCGTGCCCAAGGTCCCACGGTCTTCATCCAGGACATCGTGGCGGGAGGCGACTGCCAGAAG GACGGCAGGCTGCAGGTGGGAGACCAGCTGGTGTCCGTCAACAAGGAATCTCTCATCGGCGTGACGCACGAGGAGGCCAAGACCATCCTGACACGCACCAAACTCAg ACCAGATCCCACCGTGGAAGTGGCCTTCATCCGGCGTCGGACTTCGTCCGGCTCCGGCGGCGGTCCTCACGGTCCCGTCGACGGGGGGGCCCGGGGCGAGCCCCCCCCTCCGCCGCCGGTCCTGGTCGCCGAGCTCGCCTCCAGCCGGACGCCGGCCAGCGAGACGCTGCCGGCCGTCGACGTCAGCCAG GTGAGTCCAGTCTTTAGCCACCAGCGCGCGTGTGTTTCCTCCTCACCCGAGCCTGACGCCGACACGG atgGCGGCAGCTGTCGTCTCAAACTGGAGCAAGTGgaaaag TCAACGTCCGGTTGTGACGACGTGGACGAGATGGAGCGCCTGAGGAAGGAGAACGTGGAGGCTCTGAGGGAGATCAAGAGGCTGCAG GATCGACTGTCGGAGTCTCGCAGGGTTCAGCAGCAGATGGAGGAGGAGCTGGACGACGTCAAACTG GAAGCCAAGGCGGCCGCGGAGGAGACGCGGGCCCTCCGGGCGCGGGTCCTGCTTGTCGAGGAGGCCCGGAAGCAAGCCCGCGGGATGGAGATGGACTACGAGGAGGTGGTCCACCTGCTGGAGGCCGAGATCGCCGAGCTGAAGACTCACAGAGCCAAACAGCctcgtcatcctcctcctcctcctcctcttctggaCAATAAG GAGGACAGCGAACGGCTGAAGGAGAAAGCGGCCGTGCTGGAATGCCAGCTGAGAAAGAGCGACGCCGCCAAGAAAACTTTGGAGATGTCGACTACAAAACTGCTGGCGTTTGTCCAG AATGTTGAAGAGTTTCTGCTTGAAGGACTCGGGCCCACCAAGAGCTTAAG TTGCGTGGACGCTGAGGGGGTCTCTCAAGGCGGACCCTCGCGACACAAGAAGAGCTCGTGGACGGCGGCGGCGCTGGCGAAACAAGCCAACGAGCTGAGCGCCAGCGTCAGGAACGTCCTGGAAGTGGACG TAACCTTTAGTAACTTTAAGGCTAAGACTCGAAACTTGCGACTCATCGCACCTCTTGCTGTCTCTCTGGAGCCCCGCATGCGCCTCCTAGTGGCCGCCTGTTGTGAGTGA